In Nerophis lumbriciformis linkage group LG04, RoL_Nlum_v2.1, whole genome shotgun sequence, a single window of DNA contains:
- the LOC133597835 gene encoding eomesodermin-like: MLGAEGETDSVEERRKSPLAGAEDPALRSRYSEHELGPERYFLPPTTPKPGTDTTTPCSFLPYTPSGAVYAPSSTARYSASLHLGSVGFPPPTGPRNHFSPAYQIGQSPGCLYPPYSGSGPALGNIAIPANGPSMRAQVYLCNRPLWLKFHRHQTEMIITKQGRRMFPFLSFNIAGLSLTAHYNVFVEVALADPNHWRFQGGKWVTCGKADNSSQGNKVYIHPESPNTGAHWMRQEISFSKLKLTNNKGTNHNISQMIVLQSLHKYQPRLHIVEVTEDSVEDVNTDPKTQSFTFPETQFIAVTAYQNTDITQLKIDHNPFAKGFRDNYDSMYTAPDHDRLTPSPTDSPRAHQIVPGARYAVQPLFQDQFVNNFPQNRFYNSERTVPQTSGLLSPQSEDGASQRWFVTSMQQGTVSGTGHKLDLTPYEGEYSSSLLPYGIKSLSMQTSHALGYYPDSPFNNMSAGWGSRAAYQRKVTPGLPWSPRPSPTASFPEDLDKVKPQLDDDVNGGGLISSWMEAQPSSLSLDKVDSYTSVCKRRRVSPSTEDSTADIKCEDMVSVASGSYSKEVPSTKAMAAYYSFYPNH; encoded by the exons ATGCTCGGTGCTGAGGGGGAGACAGACTCGGTGGAAGAAAGGCGCAAGTCCCCGCTCGCAGGGGCCGAGGATCCGGCCTTGAGGAGCCGGTACTCGGAGCACGAACTTGGGCCGGAGCGTTACTTCCTCCCGCCGACGACGCCTAAACCCGGCACGGACACAACCACGCCCTGCTCCTTCCTCCCCTACACCCCCAGCGGGGCCGTCTACGCCCCGTCCAGCACGGCCAGGTACTCGGCGTCTCTTCACCTAGGCTCGGTGGGATTCCCTCCTCCCACGGGCCCGCGGAATCACTTCAGCCCAGCCTACCAGATCGGGCAGAGTCCCGGCTGCCTCTACCCGCCTTACAGCGGCTCGGGCCCGGCTCTCGGCAACATCGCCATCCCGGCTAATGGGCCGAGCATGAGGGCCCAGGTCTACCTGTGCAACCGGCCTCTCTGGCTCAAGTTCCACAGGCACCAGACCGAGATGATCATCACCAAGCAGGGCAG gcGAATGTTCCCCTTCCTGAGTTTTAATATAGCAGGTCTCAGCCTGACTGCCCACTACAATGTATTTGTGGAGGTGGCCCTGGCAGACCCGAATCACTGGAGGTTCCAAGGGGGAAAATGGGTCACCTGTGGGAAGGCAGACAACAGCAgtcaag GGAACAAAGTATACATCCATCCAGAATCTCCAAACACAGGAGCCCATTGGATGCGACAAGAAATCTCATTCAGCAAACTAAAACTCACCAACAACAAAGGGACTAATCACAATATTTCACAG ATGATCGTGCTGCAGTCACTCCACAAGTATCAGCCCAGGCTGCATATTGTGGAGGTGACAGAGGACAGTGTGGAAGACGTCAACACTGATCCAAAAACTCAGAGCTTCACCTTTCCAGAAACCCAGTTTATAGCAGTCACTGCCTACCAGAACACGGAT ATAACACAGCTGAAAATTGACCACAACCCCTTTGCCAAAGGATTCAGAGATAATTATGATTC GATGTACACAGCTCCAGACCACGACCGCCTCACCCCTTCTCCCACCGACTCCCCCCGTGCCCACCAGATCGTCCCGGGTGCTCGCTACGCCGTGCAGCCTCTCTTCCAGGACCAGTTTGTCAACAACTTTCCTCAGAACCGTTTCTACAACAGCGAAAGAACAGTGCCTCAGACCAGCGGCCTTCTCTCCCCTCAGTCGGAAGACGGCGCCTCCCAGAGGTGGTTCGTCACCTCCATGCAACAGGGGACCGTCAGCGGCACCGGTCACAAGCTGGACCTGACACCGTACGAGGGGGAGTACTCCAGCTCTCTGCTACCTTACGGTATCAAATCCCTGTCCATGCAAACATCCCATGCTCTCGGCTACTACCCGGATTCGCCTTTCAACAACATGTCAGCCGGGTGGGGTTCCAGGGCGGCGTACCAGAGAAAGGTGACTCCCGGCCTGCCCTGGTCTCCAAGGCCCAGTCCCACAGCTAGTTTCCCAGAAGACTTGGACAAAGTGAAACCGCAGTTAGACGATGACGTGAATGGCGGAGGCCTAATATCTTCCTGGATGGAGGCGCAGCCATCTTCTCTTTCTCTAGACAAGGTTGATTCCTATACATCAGTCTGCAAGCGAAGGCGTGTGTCTCCCAGCACTGAGGACTCAACCGCCGACATTAAATGTGAGGATATGGTCTCGGTTGCCAGTGGCTCCTATAGCAAAGAGGTCCCTTCAACGAAAGCCATGGCTGCTTACTATTCTTTTTACCCAAATCATTGA